In a single window of the Halobaculum lipolyticum genome:
- a CDS encoding FAD-binding oxidoreductase, whose amino-acid sequence MSRESPAADEESFDRADAAAVAAAHADALSALSAALDGDGAPVAREATGDWRTLYPGAVVTPADDAYEEARRVWNGLADARPVAVAYPTTAAGVARVVETARRTGLGIATRSGGHSSVGTSTGDGVLVCDVGAMRGVEVDPERRTATVEPGVTVGELDAATTDHGLATPQGVAPEVGVTGLTLGGGTGYLSRAYGLACDRLARVDLVTAAGERVTAGPDSNPDLFRAVRGAGGDFGVAVELEFDLVPVPEEVAMCDTWFPVDGADDVGSLLREYRALLREAPRETNVSPYVSRVPDEVGFPDERAGDLALCVLGVHGGDPDAGERALAPFRALGGDGVEPLFDDAARRPYTEVQAYLGGDSAAGDRYYWKSVAVERFTDDLVDLTAERMAALPGDGDTVVVWPMGGAVADLDPEDTAVPERDAAVVLNFEASWSDPADDDEHVSWARESAERAREVGAVAGELPNFSGTERGADAARDVYGDNYGWLRETKARWDPDGVFSPSGRL is encoded by the coding sequence ATGAGTCGGGAATCGCCGGCTGCGGACGAGGAGTCGTTCGACCGCGCCGACGCCGCCGCGGTCGCCGCCGCCCACGCCGACGCGCTCTCGGCGCTTTCGGCCGCGCTCGACGGCGACGGCGCCCCCGTCGCCCGCGAGGCGACCGGCGACTGGCGAACGCTGTACCCGGGTGCCGTGGTCACGCCGGCGGACGACGCGTACGAGGAGGCCCGCCGCGTCTGGAACGGGCTCGCGGACGCCCGCCCGGTGGCGGTCGCGTACCCGACGACGGCGGCGGGTGTCGCCCGCGTCGTCGAGACGGCCCGACGGACGGGGCTGGGGATCGCGACGCGCTCGGGGGGTCACTCCTCGGTCGGCACCTCGACGGGCGACGGCGTGCTCGTGTGTGACGTCGGCGCGATGCGGGGCGTCGAGGTCGACCCCGAGCGCCGGACGGCGACGGTCGAGCCGGGCGTCACCGTCGGCGAGTTGGACGCCGCCACGACCGACCACGGGCTGGCGACGCCGCAGGGCGTCGCCCCGGAGGTGGGGGTGACCGGGCTGACGCTCGGCGGCGGGACGGGCTACCTCTCGCGGGCGTACGGGCTGGCGTGCGACCGGCTCGCTCGCGTCGACCTGGTCACGGCCGCGGGGGAACGGGTCACGGCCGGTCCCGACTCGAACCCCGACCTGTTCCGGGCTGTTCGGGGCGCCGGCGGCGACTTCGGCGTCGCCGTCGAACTGGAATTCGACCTCGTCCCGGTGCCCGAGGAGGTGGCGATGTGCGACACGTGGTTCCCGGTCGACGGCGCCGACGACGTCGGGTCGCTGCTGCGGGAGTACCGCGCCCTGCTGCGCGAGGCGCCCCGCGAGACGAACGTCTCGCCGTACGTCTCCCGTGTCCCCGACGAGGTGGGGTTCCCGGACGAGCGCGCGGGCGACCTCGCGCTGTGTGTCCTCGGCGTCCACGGCGGCGACCCCGACGCGGGCGAGCGCGCGCTGGCGCCGTTTCGCGCCCTCGGCGGCGACGGCGTCGAGCCGCTGTTCGACGACGCGGCGCGCCGCCCGTACACCGAGGTGCAGGCGTACCTCGGCGGCGACTCGGCCGCGGGCGACCGCTACTACTGGAAGTCGGTGGCCGTCGAACGGTTCACCGACGACCTCGTCGACCTGACGGCCGAGCGGATGGCCGCGCTGCCGGGCGACGGGGACACCGTCGTCGTCTGGCCGATGGGCGGCGCGGTCGCGGACCTCGACCCCGAGGACACCGCGGTCCCCGAGCGCGACGCGGCGGTCGTGCTCAACTTCGAGGCGTCGTGGTCGGATCCCGCCGACGACGACGAGCACGTCTCGTGGGCGCGCGAGTCGGCCGAGCGCGCCCGCGAGGTCGGCGCGGTGGCGGGCGAACTCCCGAACTTCTCGGGCACCGAGCGCGGCGCCGACGCCGCCCGCGACGTGTACGGCGACAACTACGGCTGGCTCCGCGAGACCAAAGCGCGGTGGGACCCCGACGGCGTGTTCTCGCCCAGCGGTCGGCTGTGA
- the thsA gene encoding thermosome subunit alpha, producing MIVLSEDSQRTSGKDAQSMNITAGKAVAESVRTTLGPKGMDKMLVDSSGGVVVTNDGVTILKEMDIDHPAANMIVEVSETQEDEVGDGTTTAVVIAGELLDQAEELIDSEVHPTTIAQGYRQAAEKAKEVLSENAIDVTADDRETLEKIAATAMTGKGAESARDTLAKLVVDAVLAVRDDDGTIDTDNVSVETVVGGSIGNSELIEGVIVDKERVDENMPFAVEDANVALYDGAIEVKETEIDAEVNVTDPDQLQQFLDQEEKQLKEMVDKLTAVGADVVFVGDGIDDMAQHYLAQEGILAVRRAKDSDLQRLARSTGGRVVANLDDITEDDLGFAGSVAQKDIGGDERIFVEDVEDARSVTLVLRGGTEHVVDEVERAIDDSLGVVRTTLQDGEVLPGGGAPETELALQLRDFADSVGGREQLAVEAFADALEVIPRTLAENAGLDPIDSLVDLRARHDGGEFGAGLDAYTGDVIDMEAEGVVEPRRVKTQAIESATEAATMILRIDDVIAAGDLKGGGSDDGGDDEMPPGGGGMGGMGGMGGMGGAM from the coding sequence ATGATCGTACTCTCGGAGGACAGCCAGCGAACGTCCGGAAAGGACGCGCAGTCGATGAACATCACGGCCGGCAAGGCCGTCGCCGAGTCCGTTCGGACCACACTCGGTCCGAAAGGGATGGACAAGATGCTCGTGGACTCCTCGGGCGGCGTCGTCGTCACGAACGACGGCGTGACCATCCTGAAGGAGATGGACATCGACCACCCGGCGGCCAACATGATCGTCGAGGTCTCCGAGACGCAGGAGGACGAGGTCGGCGACGGCACGACGACCGCCGTCGTCATCGCCGGTGAGCTGCTCGACCAGGCCGAGGAGCTCATCGACTCGGAGGTCCACCCGACGACCATCGCGCAGGGGTACCGCCAGGCCGCCGAGAAGGCCAAGGAGGTCCTCTCGGAGAACGCCATCGACGTCACCGCCGACGACCGTGAGACGCTCGAGAAGATCGCCGCGACCGCGATGACGGGCAAGGGCGCCGAGTCCGCCCGCGACACGCTCGCGAAGCTCGTCGTCGACGCCGTGCTCGCCGTCCGCGACGACGACGGCACCATCGACACCGACAACGTCTCCGTCGAGACGGTCGTCGGCGGCTCCATCGGCAACTCCGAGCTCATCGAGGGCGTCATCGTCGACAAAGAGCGCGTCGACGAGAACATGCCCTTCGCCGTCGAGGACGCCAACGTCGCGCTGTACGACGGCGCCATCGAGGTGAAGGAGACGGAGATCGACGCCGAGGTCAACGTCACCGACCCCGACCAGCTCCAGCAGTTCCTCGACCAGGAGGAGAAGCAGCTCAAGGAGATGGTCGACAAGCTGACCGCCGTCGGTGCGGACGTCGTCTTCGTCGGCGACGGCATCGACGACATGGCCCAGCACTACCTCGCGCAGGAGGGCATCCTCGCCGTCCGCCGCGCGAAGGACTCCGACCTGCAGCGGCTGGCCCGCTCGACGGGCGGCCGCGTCGTCGCCAACCTCGACGACATCACCGAGGACGACCTCGGCTTCGCCGGCTCCGTCGCCCAGAAGGACATCGGCGGCGACGAGCGCATCTTCGTCGAGGACGTCGAGGACGCCCGCTCGGTCACGCTCGTCCTCCGCGGCGGCACCGAGCACGTCGTCGACGAGGTCGAGCGCGCCATCGACGACTCGCTCGGCGTCGTCCGCACGACGCTGCAGGACGGCGAGGTGCTGCCCGGCGGCGGCGCCCCCGAGACCGAGCTGGCGCTCCAGCTGCGTGACTTCGCCGACTCCGTCGGCGGGCGCGAGCAGCTGGCCGTCGAGGCGTTCGCCGACGCGCTGGAGGTCATCCCGCGCACGCTCGCCGAGAACGCCGGTCTCGACCCGATCGACTCGCTGGTCGACCTGCGCGCGCGCCACGACGGCGGCGAGTTCGGTGCCGGCCTCGACGCCTACACGGGCGACGTGATCGACATGGAAGCCGAGGGCGTCGTCGAGCCGCGTCGCGTCAAGACGCAGGCCATCGAGTCCGCCACCGAGGCGGCGACGATGATCCTCCGCATCGACGACGTCATCGCCGCGGGCGACCTGAAGGGCGGCGGCTCCGACGACGGCGGCGACGACGAGATGCCCCCGGGCGGCGGCGGCATGGGCGGCATGGGCGGTATGGGCGGCATGGGCGGCGCGATGTGA
- a CDS encoding DNA polymerase sliding clamp (Sliding clamp subunit. Responsible for tethering the catalytic subunit of DNA polymerase to DNA during high-speed replication. Proliferating cell nuclear antigen homolog.): MADADAAAESAPTADPPEQLSDVVADAPVRVRVRADTLRPLLGAVGALVEECRLTFGADGVRAAAMDPATVAAVEVELDAAATESYTADGTTVGVDVDRLDDVLAMADRDAVVTLALDPESFRLHVVAGELAYTLGLFDPESVRGPGDVEALGFEHTAALTLPGETVGRFVTAAGMVADHLTLAVDPDEGRFVASADGDTDDVRFVVPREDTAEFDAGEARSLFSLSYLECVERAVPSGTDVRVTLGEEAPLGVAYEVADGGGRVEAFVAPRLQAV; encoded by the coding sequence ATGGCAGACGCCGACGCCGCGGCCGAGTCCGCCCCGACCGCCGACCCGCCCGAACAGCTCTCCGACGTCGTCGCCGACGCGCCGGTTCGGGTGCGGGTGCGCGCAGACACCCTCCGCCCGCTCTTGGGTGCCGTCGGCGCGCTCGTCGAGGAGTGCCGGCTGACGTTCGGCGCCGACGGGGTCCGTGCGGCGGCGATGGACCCCGCGACGGTGGCCGCGGTCGAAGTCGAGTTGGATGCCGCCGCGACCGAGTCGTACACGGCAGACGGCACGACCGTCGGCGTCGACGTGGACCGCCTCGACGACGTGCTCGCGATGGCCGACCGCGACGCGGTCGTGACGCTCGCGCTCGACCCCGAGTCGTTCCGGCTCCACGTCGTCGCCGGGGAGTTGGCGTACACGCTCGGGCTGTTCGACCCCGAGAGCGTGCGCGGCCCGGGCGACGTCGAGGCGCTGGGGTTCGAGCACACCGCGGCGCTGACGCTCCCGGGCGAGACGGTGGGGCGGTTCGTGACCGCGGCGGGGATGGTCGCCGACCACCTCACGCTCGCGGTCGACCCCGACGAGGGGCGGTTCGTCGCGAGCGCCGACGGCGACACCGACGACGTGCGCTTCGTCGTCCCTCGCGAGGACACGGCCGAGTTCGACGCCGGCGAGGCGCGGTCGCTGTTCTCGCTGTCGTACTTGGAGTGCGTCGAGCGTGCGGTGCCGTCGGGGACGGACGTGCGCGTCACGCTCGGCGAGGAGGCGCCGCTGGGCGTCGCCTACGAGGTCGCCGACGGCGGCGGTCGTGTCGAAGCGTTCGTGGCGCCGCGGCTACAGGCGGTGTGA
- a CDS encoding KH domain-containing protein, protein MQHVKVPQDRIGVLIGAGGETMREIEDRAEVRLDIDSESGSVGIDSVGDPVAGMVAPDIVRAIGRGFTPESALSLLDHDLRRFELVDLASETRNKNDLQRQKGRLIGENGRTRELMEDLSGAEVVIKGTTLGVIGQPKEVEAVRRATGMILDGAPHGAVYSFLERKHNELHGAPDLSPPTGGAEESR, encoded by the coding sequence ATGCAGCACGTGAAGGTTCCGCAGGACCGCATCGGCGTGCTCATCGGTGCGGGCGGTGAGACGATGCGGGAGATCGAAGACCGCGCCGAGGTGCGCCTCGACATCGACTCGGAGTCGGGGTCGGTCGGCATCGACAGCGTCGGCGACCCCGTCGCCGGCATGGTCGCGCCCGACATCGTCCGCGCCATCGGCCGGGGGTTCACCCCCGAGTCGGCGCTCTCGCTGTTGGACCACGACCTCCGCCGGTTCGAACTGGTCGACCTCGCGAGCGAGACGCGCAACAAGAACGACCTCCAGCGCCAGAAGGGTCGCCTCATCGGCGAGAACGGCCGCACCCGGGAGCTGATGGAGGACCTCTCGGGCGCCGAGGTCGTCATCAAGGGCACCACCCTCGGCGTCATCGGCCAGCCGAAGGAGGTGGAAGCCGTCCGCCGCGCCACGGGGATGATCCTCGACGGCGCGCCCCACGGCGCCGTCTACTCGTTCCTCGAACGCAAGCACAACGAACTCCACGGCGCGCCCGACCTCTCGCCGCCCACCGGCGGCGCCGAGGAGTCGCGGTAG
- the rio1 gene encoding serine/threonine-protein kinase Rio1, translating to MTGEFGFVEPDEADAPGDEWEDLDLDDIAQTEADRIARRQDDEFDEFRKRVKNTEQFKVEASVFDDATLAALYKLTRDGHIVAFGGPISTGKEANVYEALGADEREVATKVYRINTSNFRQMRDYLEGDPRFEGIGSDKKKVVLAWVRKEFANLSRARKAGVRVPEPIAVQRNVLVMELVGHADERARRLAEVDVENPQTAYEVVREYMRRLYSAGLIHGDLSEYNLIIHDGELVVIDLGQAVTVHHPNADEFLDRDCYNVASFFSRQGLDVTGDDLREYVTEPEPAPSAEPDPATDPNPDTE from the coding sequence ATGACCGGAGAGTTCGGGTTCGTCGAACCCGACGAGGCGGACGCGCCGGGCGACGAGTGGGAGGACCTCGACCTGGACGACATCGCCCAGACCGAGGCCGACCGGATCGCCCGCAGACAGGACGACGAGTTCGACGAGTTCCGCAAGCGCGTCAAGAACACCGAGCAGTTCAAAGTCGAGGCGTCGGTGTTCGACGACGCCACCCTCGCGGCGCTGTACAAACTCACCCGCGACGGCCACATCGTCGCGTTCGGCGGTCCCATCTCCACCGGGAAGGAGGCGAACGTGTACGAGGCGCTGGGCGCCGACGAGCGGGAGGTGGCGACGAAGGTGTACCGGATCAACACCTCGAACTTCCGGCAGATGCGCGACTACCTCGAGGGCGACCCGCGCTTCGAGGGCATCGGCTCGGACAAGAAGAAGGTCGTCCTCGCGTGGGTGCGCAAGGAGTTCGCCAACCTCTCGCGGGCCCGCAAAGCCGGCGTCCGCGTGCCCGAACCCATCGCCGTCCAGCGCAACGTGCTCGTGATGGAACTGGTCGGCCACGCCGACGAGCGCGCCCGCCGGCTCGCGGAGGTGGACGTGGAGAACCCGCAGACTGCCTACGAGGTGGTCCGCGAGTACATGCGGCGGCTGTACTCGGCCGGGCTGATCCACGGCGACCTCTCGGAGTACAACCTCATCATCCACGACGGCGAACTGGTCGTGATCGACCTGGGGCAGGCGGTGACGGTCCACCACCCGAACGCCGACGAGTTCCTCGACCGCGACTGCTACAACGTCGCCTCCTTCTTCTCGCGACAGGGACTCGACGTGACCGGCGACGACCTCCGCGAGTACGTCACCGAGCCGGAGCCGGCGCCGTCCGCGGAGCCGGATCCCGCGACCGACCCGAACCCCGACACGGAGTAG
- the eif1A gene encoding translation initiation factor eIF-1A, with the protein MSDGDAEGRTDLRMPDDDEVFAEVAEMLGANRVKVRCADGTRRTARIPGRMQKRTWIREGDVVLVSPWDWQDEKADIEHRYESQEAEQLREEGHIA; encoded by the coding sequence ATGAGCGACGGCGACGCGGAGGGTCGCACGGACCTCAGAATGCCCGACGACGACGAGGTGTTCGCCGAGGTGGCGGAGATGCTCGGCGCCAACCGCGTGAAGGTGCGGTGTGCCGACGGCACCCGCCGCACCGCGCGCATCCCCGGCCGGATGCAGAAGCGCACGTGGATCCGCGAGGGCGACGTCGTCCTCGTCAGCCCGTGGGACTGGCAAGACGAGAAGGCCGACATCGAACACCGCTACGAGAGCCAGGAGGCCGAGCAACTGCGCGAGGAAGGCCACATCGCCTGA
- a CDS encoding DUF7470 family protein: MIDKLGTAGVAGALLLLAGLVLVAWSSPVVAAGLALVLAGTGLVVKGLATGLMKQFGLA; this comes from the coding sequence ATGATCGACAAACTCGGTACGGCGGGCGTCGCCGGCGCGCTGTTGTTGCTCGCGGGGCTGGTGCTCGTCGCGTGGTCGTCGCCGGTCGTCGCCGCCGGCCTCGCGCTGGTGCTCGCCGGCACCGGCCTCGTGGTGAAGGGACTGGCCACCGGCCTCATGAAGCAGTTCGGTCTCGCGTAG
- a CDS encoding tyrosine--tRNA ligase — MDAYDLVTRNATEVVTEEEVRALAEDPEGKRVYVGYEPSGVLHIGHMLTATKLIDLQEAGFEVVVLLADVHAYLNDKGTFAEIRETAERMREQFLAYGLDPEATEFVYGSSFQLDEEYVLDTHELEVSTTLNRAQRAMAEIQGGETAKVSHVVYPLMQALDIVYLDLDLAVGGLDQRKVHMLHREQIPAMDGESDHAYEARPSIHTPILADLDTGVGKMSSSSGTTISMEDSADDIDEKINGAFCPPTRDPEPDDDGNERENPVLEIFEYSVFPRFDTVVVERPEEYGGDLAYDDYESLADDLESGELHPADAKGALADYLNELIAPGREVLAALDEE, encoded by the coding sequence ATGGACGCCTACGATCTGGTCACCCGGAACGCGACCGAGGTGGTCACCGAGGAGGAAGTACGCGCGCTAGCCGAGGACCCGGAAGGCAAGCGAGTGTACGTCGGCTACGAGCCGTCGGGCGTCCTCCACATCGGCCACATGCTGACGGCGACGAAGCTCATCGACCTGCAGGAGGCGGGCTTCGAGGTCGTCGTCCTGCTGGCGGACGTCCACGCGTACCTCAACGACAAGGGGACGTTCGCGGAGATCCGCGAGACGGCCGAGCGGATGCGCGAGCAGTTCCTCGCGTACGGGCTGGACCCCGAAGCGACGGAGTTCGTGTACGGCTCGTCGTTCCAACTCGACGAGGAGTACGTCCTCGACACCCACGAACTGGAGGTGTCGACGACGCTCAACCGCGCCCAGCGCGCGATGGCGGAGATCCAGGGCGGCGAGACCGCGAAGGTGAGCCACGTCGTCTACCCGCTGATGCAGGCGCTGGACATCGTCTACCTCGACTTGGACCTCGCCGTCGGCGGTCTCGACCAGCGGAAGGTCCACATGCTCCACCGCGAGCAGATCCCCGCGATGGACGGCGAGAGCGACCACGCCTACGAGGCACGGCCGTCGATCCACACGCCGATCCTCGCGGATCTCGACACCGGCGTCGGCAAGATGTCCTCCTCCTCCGGCACCACGATCTCGATGGAGGACTCCGCCGACGACATCGACGAGAAGATCAACGGCGCGTTCTGTCCGCCGACCCGCGACCCGGAGCCGGACGACGACGGCAACGAGCGCGAGAACCCGGTGCTCGAGATCTTCGAGTACTCCGTGTTCCCGCGGTTCGACACGGTGGTCGTCGAGCGCCCCGAGGAGTACGGCGGCGACCTCGCGTACGACGACTACGAGTCGCTGGCCGACGATCTGGAGTCGGGCGAACTCCACCCCGCGGACGCGAAGGGCGCGCTCGCCGACTACCTGAACGAACTCATCGCGCCCGGCCGCGAGGTGCTCGCGGCGCTGGACGAGGAGTAG
- a CDS encoding ORC1-type DNA replication protein, whose amino-acid sequence MAGDPEDDMLSWDESVFRDEHVFEIDYVPETFRHRESQLESLKYALRPAARGSRPLNTVVRGPPGTGKTTSVQKLFSELRAQTDVRTVRVNCQVDSTRYAVFSRVFEGIFDYEPPSSGISFKKLFGQIADRLVEDDEVLVVALDDVNYLFYENEASDALYSLLRAHEAHPGAKVGVICVSSDLSLSVIEELDSRVQSVFRPEEVYFPTYDVDEIVDILRERAERGFHESVLGAPELDRVAELTAESGDLRVGIDLLRRAGLNAEMRASRTINVEDVEQAYDKSKYVHLSRSLRGLSDSELALVEVLAEHDGEQAGSVYEAFHEGTDLGYTRYSEIVNKLDQLGVVETEYAEVEGRGRSRSISLAYDPEAVLERIER is encoded by the coding sequence ATGGCCGGGGACCCCGAGGACGACATGCTGTCGTGGGACGAATCCGTCTTCCGCGACGAGCACGTCTTCGAGATCGACTACGTCCCCGAGACGTTCCGCCACCGCGAGAGCCAGTTGGAGTCGCTGAAGTACGCGCTCCGGCCGGCCGCCCGCGGCTCGCGCCCGCTCAACACCGTCGTCCGCGGGCCGCCCGGGACGGGGAAGACGACGTCGGTGCAGAAGCTGTTCTCGGAGCTGCGGGCACAGACGGACGTCAGGACGGTCCGGGTGAACTGTCAGGTGGACTCGACGCGCTACGCGGTGTTCTCGCGCGTGTTCGAGGGCATCTTCGACTACGAACCGCCCAGTTCGGGCATCTCGTTCAAGAAGCTGTTCGGCCAGATCGCCGACCGCCTCGTCGAGGACGACGAGGTGCTCGTCGTCGCGCTCGACGACGTGAACTACCTGTTCTACGAGAACGAGGCGTCGGACGCGCTGTACTCGCTGTTGCGCGCCCACGAGGCCCACCCCGGCGCGAAGGTCGGCGTCATCTGCGTCTCCTCGGACCTGTCGCTGTCGGTGATCGAGGAGTTGGACTCGCGGGTGCAGTCGGTGTTCCGCCCCGAGGAGGTGTACTTCCCGACGTACGACGTCGACGAGATCGTCGACATCCTCCGCGAGCGCGCCGAGCGCGGCTTCCACGAGAGCGTCCTCGGCGCCCCCGAACTGGACCGCGTCGCCGAGTTGACCGCCGAGTCGGGCGACCTCCGGGTCGGGATCGACCTGCTGCGGCGCGCGGGGCTGAACGCCGAGATGCGCGCCTCGCGGACGATCAACGTCGAGGACGTCGAGCAGGCGTACGACAAGTCGAAGTACGTCCACTTGTCCCGCAGCCTCCGCGGGCTGTCGGACTCGGAGTTGGCGCTCGTGGAGGTGCTCGCGGAGCACGACGGCGAGCAGGCCGGTTCGGTGTACGAGGCGTTCCACGAGGGGACCGACTTGGGGTACACGCGCTACTCGGAGATCGTCAACAAGCTCGACCAGCTCGGCGTCGTCGAGACGGAGTACGCCGAGGTGGAAGGGCGCGGCCGCTCGCGGTCGATCTCGCTGGCGTACGACCCGGAGGCGGTGTTGGAACGGATCGAACGGTAG
- a CDS encoding response regulator, giving the protein MTEGVDHDGGTDEPAERGRPRVLVAEDEPDVRALYVDRLADEYDVVTAADGEEALAVFDDTVDVVLLDRRLPGLHGDDTLDRIRESGVDVRVAAVTALGADLDLVGLPVDAYLEKPVDAAELRETVDRLVRIARYDDRVRRYYAATEKLAALDGAPGVSTSGRAYRELVRRHATLERGIDDVRARLDDDDYEILFRDLAGDDGSHGDPHDLYA; this is encoded by the coding sequence ATGACCGAGGGTGTCGACCACGATGGGGGGACCGACGAACCGGCGGAGCGAGGGCGGCCCCGCGTCCTCGTCGCCGAGGACGAGCCGGACGTGCGCGCGCTGTACGTCGACCGGCTCGCCGACGAGTACGACGTGGTGACGGCTGCGGACGGGGAGGAGGCGCTCGCCGTGTTCGACGACACGGTCGACGTGGTGTTGCTCGACCGCCGACTGCCGGGGCTGCACGGCGACGACACGCTCGACCGGATCCGCGAGTCGGGCGTCGACGTCCGGGTCGCGGCCGTGACCGCTCTGGGCGCCGACCTCGACCTGGTCGGACTCCCGGTCGACGCGTACCTCGAGAAACCCGTCGACGCGGCCGAACTGCGCGAGACCGTCGACCGCCTCGTCCGGATCGCCCGGTACGACGACCGCGTCCGCCGCTACTACGCCGCCACCGAGAAACTGGCCGCCCTCGACGGCGCGCCCGGCGTCTCGACGTCCGGACGCGCCTACCGCGAACTCGTCCGCCGTCACGCGACCTTAGAGCGCGGCATCGACGACGTCCGCGCCCGCCTCGACGACGACGACTACGAGATCCTCTTCCGGGACCTCGCCGGCGACGACGGCTCCCACGGCGACCCTCACGACCTGTACGCCTGA